One part of the Dyadobacter sp. 676 genome encodes these proteins:
- a CDS encoding efflux RND transporter periplasmic adaptor subunit has translation MKIISSEALTQSQAVETSGLLGSENEARLSFKIGGIIRDILVEEGDRVRKGQLLATLNTTEIAAQMGQVEENFLKAQRDARRVQNLYRDSVATKEQLENAQTALVLAEKQLDIVKYNLSQTKIFSTADGVVMRKLQNAGEQVQGGTPVLHISSTNSSDWVVKCGLTDKDWARLKGGEKAEIRFDAYPQTFTGSVKTLAQASDAVSGLYQAEIRLDKPSAKLASGLFAKVSVYPKEQTSMVSVPVDALIEGENDSAFVFVADGNRALKKRVRIAFMEGDKAFILAGIDAGARVIREGSAYLAEGSAIKIVQ, from the coding sequence GTGAAAATCATCAGCTCGGAAGCATTGACGCAGTCGCAGGCCGTGGAAACTTCCGGTTTGCTCGGTTCCGAAAACGAGGCGAGGCTATCGTTCAAAATCGGCGGTATTATCAGGGATATTTTAGTTGAAGAAGGAGACAGGGTCAGGAAAGGTCAGCTGCTGGCGACGCTGAACACGACGGAAATCGCCGCTCAAATGGGGCAGGTGGAAGAGAATTTCCTGAAAGCCCAGCGAGATGCCCGCCGCGTGCAGAACCTTTACCGGGACAGCGTTGCGACGAAAGAACAGCTCGAAAATGCACAGACCGCATTGGTACTTGCGGAAAAGCAGCTGGACATCGTGAAATACAATCTGTCGCAGACCAAGATCTTTTCGACGGCGGACGGCGTGGTTATGCGGAAATTGCAGAATGCCGGTGAACAGGTACAGGGTGGAACGCCCGTCCTGCACATCAGCAGCACCAATAGCAGTGACTGGGTTGTGAAATGCGGCCTTACCGATAAGGATTGGGCAAGATTGAAGGGCGGCGAAAAAGCGGAGATCAGGTTCGATGCCTATCCGCAAACATTCACGGGCAGCGTGAAAACGCTCGCGCAGGCCAGCGACGCCGTGTCGGGATTGTACCAGGCAGAAATCCGCCTCGATAAGCCCTCGGCAAAACTTGCCAGCGGCCTGTTTGCGAAAGTGAGCGTTTATCCCAAAGAACAAACCAGCATGGTATCCGTTCCCGTGGATGCGCTCATCGAGGGCGAGAACGACAGCGCATTCGTGTTCGTAGCCGACGGTAACCGGGCGTTGAAAAAGCGCGTCAGGATCGCATTCATGGAAGGTGATAAGGCATTTATCCTTGCGGGGATCGATGCGGGCGCGCGGGTGATACGCGAGGGTTCGGCTTACCTCGCGGAAGGATCGGCCATTAAGATAGTTCAGTAA
- a CDS encoding TolC family protein, producing MKRYLKTMRRHWQYLLVPLLSFFTPIMAQDARLQGYIEEGLRKNQGLKQQGFILEKNLFALKEARTFFYPEVNFSTSYLDSRGGRKISIPIGDLLNPVYSSLNELTNSSAFPKVENVSQTFNPRNYYDARFRTSLPIYNAEIAYNTKIRKEQIHLQQAEIDVYKRELVKEIKVAYYACQQADEAVRILENAVSLARENLRFNQALVKNDKAIRTVISRSENELIGLEARLADARNQSENAKAYFNFLLNNPLDNTLEIGVPEEIPMLADTSAAGRREELAKLESVSKINALSGQLARAGALPRLSTFIDLGSQGDFVNFNKDTRYYLFGVTLDWRVFANNRTQYKVKQAEMEQKATNEQISQVEQQLQLQNKTAANTLQSALKTYQAAKSQTALSQQYYRDQQKLYREGQLLYIELLDAQNRLISDQLQQSISYLNVRTRAAELERARASYLFTN from the coding sequence ATGAAACGTTATCTGAAAACAATGCGGCGGCATTGGCAGTATCTTCTTGTGCCTTTGCTAAGCTTCTTTACACCCATAATGGCGCAGGATGCGCGCTTGCAAGGCTACATTGAAGAGGGGCTGCGCAAGAACCAGGGACTGAAACAGCAGGGGTTTATCCTTGAAAAGAACCTGTTCGCACTCAAAGAAGCCCGTACATTCTTTTATCCGGAAGTCAATTTCAGTACTTCCTATCTCGATTCGCGTGGTGGCCGGAAAATCAGCATACCCATCGGCGACCTGCTCAACCCCGTATATAGCTCGCTGAACGAACTTACCAACTCATCGGCATTCCCGAAGGTGGAGAATGTAAGCCAGACCTTTAACCCGCGGAACTACTACGATGCCAGATTCAGAACATCGTTGCCGATTTATAACGCCGAGATTGCCTACAATACCAAGATCCGGAAGGAGCAAATCCATTTGCAGCAAGCGGAAATCGACGTTTATAAACGAGAGTTAGTAAAGGAAATCAAGGTTGCCTATTACGCTTGCCAGCAGGCCGACGAGGCGGTCCGCATTCTGGAAAACGCGGTGTCGCTGGCCCGGGAAAACCTCCGGTTCAATCAGGCGCTGGTAAAAAACGATAAGGCGATCCGGACGGTGATCAGCCGGTCGGAGAACGAGCTGATCGGACTGGAAGCGAGGCTGGCGGATGCACGAAACCAGTCGGAGAATGCGAAGGCCTATTTCAATTTTTTGTTGAATAATCCATTGGACAATACGCTGGAAATCGGTGTACCCGAAGAAATACCTATGCTGGCCGATACTTCGGCGGCCGGCAGGAGGGAGGAACTGGCGAAGCTCGAATCCGTGTCGAAAATCAACGCGCTATCGGGCCAACTGGCACGGGCTGGCGCATTGCCCAGGCTGTCGACGTTCATCGACCTGGGCTCACAGGGTGATTTTGTGAATTTCAACAAGGATACCCGTTATTACCTCTTCGGTGTAACGCTCGACTGGCGGGTTTTTGCCAACAACCGTACCCAGTACAAAGTGAAGCAGGCGGAAATGGAGCAGAAAGCGACCAATGAACAAATCAGCCAGGTAGAACAGCAGCTTCAACTACAAAACAAAACAGCGGCCAATACTTTGCAATCGGCATTGAAGACTTATCAGGCCGCCAAAAGTCAGACCGCGTTGTCGCAGCAATATTACCGGGACCAGCAAAAGCTCTACCGCGAAGGCCAGCTGCTTTACATCGAGCTGCTCGACGCACAGAACCGGCTGATCAGCGACCAGCTTCAACAAAGTATTTCCTATCTCAACGTCCGGACCCGCGCGGCGGAGCTTGAACGGGCACGGGCGAGTTATTTATTTACAAACTGA
- a CDS encoding TetR/AcrR family transcriptional regulator: MAIKERKEREKQEMRNLIIESATQLFLKQGYDKTSIRSVADDIEYSPATIYLYFKDKDEIFYVIHENAFDILNRLLRQHEVIADPFERLAALGRTYIEFGLKNPDYYDLMFIMRAPMSQIKNEEKWKAGECAFGYLLTTLAACLEQKKIRQADLHVTGIQVWSYVHGLVSLYVRERMCILMQPDDVTREMLYKSFELFLANLKT; encoded by the coding sequence ATGGCGATTAAGGAAAGAAAAGAGCGGGAGAAGCAGGAAATGAGGAACCTGATCATCGAATCGGCGACCCAGTTGTTTTTGAAGCAAGGTTACGATAAGACGTCTATCCGTAGCGTTGCGGATGACATTGAGTATAGTCCTGCTACTATCTACTTGTATTTCAAGGATAAAGACGAGATTTTCTATGTGATTCATGAAAATGCGTTCGATATTCTGAACCGGTTGTTGAGGCAGCACGAAGTGATTGCCGATCCGTTTGAAAGACTGGCTGCCCTAGGCAGAACGTACATTGAATTCGGTCTGAAAAATCCTGATTACTACGATCTGATGTTCATCATGCGCGCGCCGATGAGCCAGATCAAGAATGAGGAAAAATGGAAGGCGGGTGAATGCGCATTCGGCTATTTGCTGACCACCCTTGCGGCTTGCCTTGAACAAAAAAAGATACGGCAGGCGGACCTGCACGTGACTGGTATCCAGGTGTGGTCGTATGTGCATGGATTGGTTTCGCTCTACGTCAGGGAGCGTATGTGCATCCTGATGCAACCCGACGATGTGACCCGGGAGATGTTGTACAAATCGTTCGAGCTTTTTTTGGCTAATTTGAAAACCTAA
- a CDS encoding cytochrome c peroxidase, with product MGITKWMAVALCGGSLALLSWQSGSVSVDVETREELGEKLFSDPILSRSRAISCASCHIPEFAFADTAAFSIGDKGTRLTRNSPALTNLSGRTDFFWDGRAGSLEEQVPGPLSAHDEMDLPLDQAVERLKNDGYYSMAFQKIFKTEVDGKNLVAAIAAFERTLETTNTPYDRYLDGDESAMSAAAVRGRMLFIGKANCATCHSGEDFTADRFKSIGLFNGKELNDPGRFKITGDSAHIGLFKIPGLRNVAVTAPYMHNAMFKTLREVVQYYNTPDKFVRDPINRDLSLGSALNLTDGEVDDIVAFLEALTDDRFRKK from the coding sequence ATGGGTATTACAAAATGGATGGCGGTAGCGCTTTGCGGCGGATCGCTGGCGTTGCTGTCGTGGCAATCCGGTTCGGTTTCGGTGGATGTGGAAACCAGGGAAGAGCTGGGCGAAAAATTGTTTTCGGACCCGATCCTTTCCCGTAGCCGTGCTATCAGTTGCGCATCGTGCCATATTCCCGAGTTTGCGTTTGCGGATACGGCGGCGTTCAGCATCGGCGACAAGGGCACACGGCTTACACGCAATTCCCCCGCATTGACCAATCTTTCCGGTCGCACGGATTTCTTCTGGGACGGCCGTGCCGGGTCGCTGGAAGAGCAAGTGCCGGGCCCGCTTTCGGCGCATGACGAAATGGACTTGCCGTTAGACCAGGCCGTGGAACGCCTCAAAAACGACGGTTATTACAGTATGGCGTTTCAAAAGATTTTTAAAACCGAGGTCGATGGCAAAAACCTGGTCGCCGCGATTGCGGCATTCGAGCGTACGCTCGAAACGACCAACACACCCTATGACCGCTACCTCGACGGCGATGAAAGCGCGATGTCCGCGGCGGCGGTGCGCGGCCGGATGCTGTTCATAGGGAAGGCGAACTGCGCCACCTGCCATTCCGGCGAGGATTTTACGGCCGATCGTTTCAAAAGCATTGGTCTATTCAATGGGAAAGAACTGAACGACCCCGGCCGTTTCAAAATCACGGGGGACAGTGCGCATATCGGCCTTTTCAAAATTCCCGGTCTGCGCAATGTAGCCGTGACCGCGCCTTATATGCACAATGCGATGTTCAAAACGCTGCGTGAGGTGGTGCAATATTATAACACGCCGGATAAATTCGTCCGCGATCCAATCAACCGGGACCTGTCGCTCGGTAGCGCGCTCAACCTGACCGATGGCGAGGTAGACGACATCGTCGCATTCCTCGAAGCCCTCACCGACGATCGCTTCCGGAAAAAATAA
- a CDS encoding protein-disulfide reductase DsbD domain-containing protein yields the protein MIYKILLLLLCCCAGSVFGQDLKDISRWKVNLSKTDAKPGEQVEVVFSADIDKNWKLYSSDFKGGIGPLPTEFAFDPNNAYQLVGDITAVKPLKAVDPTWDKAYTYFIDKAEFRQRIRLTKAGGKVSGTIKGLLCSSENGLCVPFKESFEVR from the coding sequence ATGATTTACAAAATTTTACTGCTGCTGCTGTGCTGCTGTGCGGGCAGCGTTTTTGGACAAGACCTGAAAGATATTTCGCGCTGGAAAGTAAACCTTTCGAAAACCGACGCCAAACCCGGCGAGCAGGTGGAAGTGGTATTTTCCGCGGATATCGATAAAAACTGGAAGCTCTATTCGTCCGATTTCAAAGGCGGTATCGGCCCGCTTCCCACCGAATTTGCATTCGATCCAAACAACGCCTACCAACTTGTGGGCGATATAACAGCGGTAAAGCCGCTCAAAGCCGTCGACCCGACGTGGGACAAGGCTTACACCTATTTTATCGATAAGGCCGAGTTCCGGCAGAGGATCAGACTGACCAAAGCCGGCGGGAAGGTGTCGGGAACGATCAAAGGCTTGCTGTGTTCCAGCGAAAACGGGCTTTGTGTGCCGTTCAAAGAATCTTTCGAAGTGCGTTGA
- a CDS encoding TlpA disulfide reductase family protein — translation MKINNQMKAVALAGATLFGSAAFAGEGPDAKAPKQGIWRGEFVISETRIPFNFEYNAKDKEHPVLTLLNGTRRDDFKVTRLGADSIFVKMNTYDAALVAKVESDGKITGEYRSLVPGFRGNALPFSAEYGKDYRFVEKGKERPTKHNLSGKWDLQVYSKAKMPDNVALLKQEGSKLTGVVMSTVGDSRELEGVVEGDEFVLSHFSGPNPRVYKGKINEDGSITGVISSGIYDNTKFEGVKNDKAELPDPYKLTYLKEGYKKLDFTLPDLDGRQVSLSDDKYKGKVVIVEIIGTWCPNCTDQTAFLAPWFRENKKRGVEAIAIGFEQKDDLEYAKYTLGTLKKKYGIEYDILFGGIADKKVASDKLPALNRMMAFPTTILIDRKGEVRQIHTGYTGEITGKYFEDYVAKWNKDLDEL, via the coding sequence ATGAAAATCAACAACCAGATGAAAGCCGTGGCACTGGCAGGGGCCACGTTGTTTGGAAGCGCGGCATTTGCCGGTGAAGGTCCGGATGCGAAAGCACCAAAACAAGGCATATGGCGTGGCGAGTTCGTGATCAGCGAAACGCGCATTCCATTTAATTTCGAATACAATGCCAAAGACAAAGAGCATCCGGTTCTGACCTTGCTCAACGGGACGCGCCGCGACGATTTCAAGGTGACCCGGCTCGGCGCCGATTCGATTTTTGTGAAAATGAATACCTACGACGCGGCCCTGGTGGCGAAAGTCGAGTCCGACGGCAAGATCACCGGCGAATACCGCAGTCTGGTACCGGGCTTCCGGGGGAATGCGCTACCGTTCTCGGCCGAATACGGCAAGGACTACCGCTTCGTGGAGAAAGGGAAGGAACGACCTACCAAACACAATCTGTCGGGTAAATGGGATTTGCAGGTTTACAGCAAAGCCAAAATGCCTGATAATGTGGCGCTTTTGAAACAGGAGGGCAGCAAGCTGACGGGCGTCGTGATGTCAACGGTGGGGGACAGCCGCGAGCTGGAAGGCGTTGTGGAGGGTGACGAATTCGTGCTATCGCACTTTTCGGGGCCGAACCCCAGGGTTTACAAGGGCAAAATCAATGAAGACGGCAGTATAACGGGCGTCATCAGCTCCGGTATTTATGACAATACAAAATTCGAAGGCGTCAAAAACGACAAGGCGGAATTACCCGATCCTTACAAGCTGACCTATCTGAAAGAAGGCTACAAAAAACTGGATTTCACTTTGCCCGACCTCGACGGTAGGCAAGTGTCGCTTAGCGACGACAAATACAAGGGAAAGGTGGTGATCGTGGAAATTATCGGTACCTGGTGCCCGAACTGTACCGATCAGACAGCTTTCCTCGCGCCGTGGTTCCGGGAGAACAAAAAGCGGGGCGTGGAAGCGATCGCGATCGGTTTCGAGCAGAAGGATGACCTCGAATATGCGAAATACACGCTCGGGACGCTGAAAAAGAAGTATGGCATCGAGTATGATATTCTTTTCGGCGGCATTGCCGATAAGAAGGTCGCTTCCGACAAACTGCCTGCGCTTAACCGCATGATGGCTTTCCCGACCACGATCCTGATAGACCGCAAAGGCGAGGTCCGCCAGATCCACACCGGCTACACCGGCGAGATTACCGGCAAGTATTTCGAAGATTATGTGGCGAAATGGAACAAAGACCTCGACGAGCTTTGA
- a CDS encoding TonB-dependent receptor, with product MKHLLLFILLISTPLLAQQRTLTGLVRGEDGTPLPGVNVAVKNTRQGTITDADGRFNLSPVKGGTLVFSFIGFEVKELPVTDSNTYDITLAASTHTLGEVQVVGSRNANRTKVGSPVPVDVIDLKPLQESAPQVSITQLLQYVSPSFHSVNGTNAGDAGSALNLSQLRGLGVDQLLVLVNGKRRHKSANINWGGLGNGATGYDMNAIPTAAIERVEILRDGAAAQYGSDAIAGVINIVLNKSVDQLALSSTASSRRRGDGITTRTNANYGFALGKNGGYLNTTAEFATQAISLLPGRDDAGLYLGPIYGGGANTRNYDAIYTREIDEAILASRGIDRHHFDRRGGGSNKAKDALLFFNAAVPIRANAELYAFGGISHRNSQFTAVYRLPGWTERNNSFLYPDGFLPAMENIITDKSFAVGIKGKVGDWDVDISNVNGKNDFGNVITNSLNASMGLKSPRTFDAGSYNASQNTGSIDISRYFPKAFKGLNVAFGAQYRVETYQIIAGEEASYSKADLRTIYGLDTTATGIVYQTREGSIGLNGLSPGSQIHAGFRPENEVNVNRSVLAGYADIEASLTSAWLLSGAVRLESFSQLQNVTTYKVATRYSITDWLGIRGSHNTGFRAPDLAQYYYTETSTSFQQGRAIDQVTASNQSAATRALGIPTLTPEKSKGYTAGFTSQPFRNVEITADAYLVDIDNRVGNTGNFSATDANLPAEVRTLFVQTGTTQAKFFYNSFSTRTKGLEITGGYRTPFQNGALSLLFGANFVKNEVTRINTPKGLEAYRYIIFNDGEKARVTSQIPGRKITLQGIFKKNRLTYLARAVYFGSVTNASALNAAFPKPDYFYQKLEPIWVTDVSVAYAISKSVRATLGVNNLFNELGDYSDPKLSALNNPSVLGIQNGSAGIQPFIRVSAKL from the coding sequence ATGAAACATTTATTACTTTTTATACTTTTAATATCCACTCCCCTGCTTGCACAGCAGCGTACACTCACGGGACTGGTGCGTGGGGAGGACGGCACCCCGCTCCCCGGCGTGAATGTGGCCGTCAAAAACACGCGCCAGGGTACCATCACCGACGCCGATGGACGCTTTAATTTGTCGCCTGTAAAAGGCGGAACGCTGGTTTTCTCATTCATCGGCTTCGAGGTGAAAGAATTGCCCGTCACCGATTCCAATACGTACGATATCACCCTCGCCGCCAGCACGCATACGCTCGGCGAAGTACAGGTGGTAGGCTCGCGGAATGCCAACCGCACGAAAGTCGGCTCGCCTGTGCCGGTAGATGTCATCGATTTGAAACCATTGCAGGAATCCGCGCCCCAGGTGAGTATCACCCAGCTTTTGCAATATGTTTCGCCTTCGTTCCATTCCGTGAACGGCACCAATGCGGGCGACGCGGGGTCGGCACTGAACCTTTCGCAATTGCGCGGGTTGGGTGTGGACCAACTGCTGGTGCTCGTAAACGGCAAACGCAGGCATAAAAGCGCGAATATCAACTGGGGCGGCCTGGGCAATGGCGCCACCGGCTATGATATGAATGCTATCCCGACGGCGGCTATCGAGCGTGTCGAGATACTCCGCGACGGCGCGGCGGCACAATATGGCTCGGATGCTATCGCGGGTGTGATCAATATCGTGCTCAACAAGAGCGTCGACCAGCTCGCGCTAAGCTCCACCGCCAGCTCCCGCCGCCGCGGCGATGGGATAACCACCCGAACGAACGCCAACTACGGCTTTGCCCTTGGAAAAAACGGCGGCTACCTTAACACCACCGCCGAATTCGCGACGCAAGCCATTTCGCTCCTTCCCGGCAGGGACGACGCCGGCCTCTACCTCGGTCCGATCTACGGGGGCGGTGCCAACACCCGCAACTACGATGCCATTTATACCCGGGAAATCGATGAAGCTATTCTCGCCTCACGGGGCATCGACCGTCACCATTTCGATCGCCGTGGCGGCGGCTCCAACAAGGCCAAGGACGCATTGCTGTTCTTCAACGCGGCTGTACCGATCCGCGCGAACGCGGAACTGTACGCATTTGGCGGTATCAGCCACCGCAACTCGCAGTTTACCGCCGTATACAGGCTGCCGGGCTGGACCGAGCGCAACAATTCTTTCCTCTACCCCGACGGCTTCCTGCCCGCAATGGAAAACATCATCACCGACAAGTCATTTGCAGTTGGCATCAAAGGTAAAGTCGGGGATTGGGACGTCGATATTTCCAATGTAAATGGTAAAAACGATTTCGGGAATGTGATTACCAACTCGTTGAATGCGAGTATGGGGCTAAAATCACCCAGGACTTTCGATGCGGGCAGTTACAATGCCAGCCAGAACACCGGCAGCATCGATATCAGCCGCTATTTTCCGAAAGCATTCAAGGGCCTGAACGTCGCGTTCGGCGCGCAATACCGCGTGGAAACTTACCAGATCATCGCGGGTGAAGAAGCGTCCTATTCCAAGGCGGATTTGCGGACAATCTATGGCCTCGATACCACTGCCACCGGCATTGTGTACCAAACCAGGGAAGGCAGTATCGGCCTGAACGGCCTGTCGCCGGGTTCGCAGATCCACGCCGGGTTCCGGCCAGAAAACGAGGTGAACGTGAACCGCTCCGTCCTGGCCGGCTATGCCGATATCGAGGCCAGCCTCACTTCCGCATGGCTATTGTCGGGTGCGGTGCGGCTCGAAAGTTTCTCGCAGCTTCAAAACGTGACCACCTATAAGGTCGCGACACGTTACAGCATTACCGACTGGCTGGGCATCCGCGGATCGCACAACACGGGCTTCCGTGCCCCGGACCTCGCGCAATACTACTACACCGAAACATCCACCAGCTTCCAGCAAGGCCGGGCAATAGACCAGGTAACGGCCTCCAATCAGAGTGCCGCCACACGTGCCTTGGGCATTCCCACGCTCACTCCTGAAAAATCGAAGGGCTACACAGCAGGCTTTACATCGCAGCCATTCCGGAACGTGGAAATAACCGCAGACGCCTACCTGGTGGATATCGACAACCGCGTGGGCAACACCGGAAATTTCTCGGCGACAGACGCGAACCTGCCCGCCGAAGTGCGTACATTGTTTGTGCAGACGGGAACTACGCAGGCCAAGTTCTTTTACAACTCATTCAGCACACGCACGAAAGGATTGGAAATTACCGGCGGCTACCGTACGCCTTTCCAAAACGGAGCATTGAGCCTGCTTTTCGGGGCGAATTTTGTCAAAAACGAGGTTACGCGGATCAATACACCCAAGGGCCTGGAAGCATATCGTTACATTATATTCAACGATGGCGAAAAGGCGCGCGTCACTTCGCAAATCCCTGGCCGGAAAATTACGTTGCAGGGGATTTTCAAGAAAAACCGGCTCACTTACCTTGCGCGCGCGGTGTACTTTGGTTCGGTTACCAACGCGTCGGCTCTCAACGCTGCTTTCCCGAAACCCGATTATTTCTATCAAAAGCTGGAACCAATCTGGGTAACGGATGTGTCTGTCGCCTACGCAATTTCCAAATCGGTCCGGGCGACGCTGGGCGTCAATAACCTTTTCAACGAGCTTGGCGACTATTCGGACCCGAAGCTGAGTGCATTGAACAATCCCTCGGTTCTTGGCATTCAAAACGGGAGTGCCGGCATCCAGCCATTCATCCGTGTCAGCGCAAAACTTTAA
- a CDS encoding DUF4397 domain-containing protein: MKTFTQAARIAFRLRSWLPGLIPAIAFLSGCKDTGYLDIDAADRPALSAYISFVNARPIDAGLYFWTFTDKVTPTPVAVNKASEYVPTVFGNVQINFTEGSNTSYKASYQFGNSATFSATGRPNGPIATFYHTVVAARTADNKADSLFLFYDDLKAPGPGKAKLRFINLSPGAGTMNVAQRGKTLFSQVAYGRAANSALSGEALSAWSLGPFETFDAGPLELDYLNASTGVKIGSSSIILEAGKIYTVFTRGLTNAAPAFGTSVVEHPVK; this comes from the coding sequence ATGAAAACATTCACACAAGCCGCCCGCATTGCTTTCCGTCTGCGGAGCTGGCTGCCGGGCCTGATCCCTGCTATTGCCTTCCTTTCCGGCTGCAAAGACACCGGTTATCTGGACATCGACGCCGCCGACCGGCCCGCGCTTAGCGCCTATATCAGCTTTGTAAACGCGCGGCCGATTGACGCCGGTCTGTATTTCTGGACATTCACCGACAAGGTAACGCCAACGCCCGTGGCTGTCAACAAAGCGTCGGAATACGTTCCGACGGTATTCGGAAACGTGCAGATTAACTTCACCGAAGGCTCCAACACGAGCTACAAGGCTTCCTACCAGTTCGGTAACTCGGCAACATTCTCGGCAACCGGTCGCCCAAACGGCCCAATCGCGACCTTCTACCACACGGTAGTCGCCGCACGCACCGCCGATAATAAGGCCGACTCACTGTTCCTCTTCTACGATGATCTGAAAGCTCCGGGCCCTGGCAAGGCGAAGTTACGGTTCATTAACCTTTCGCCGGGCGCAGGTACGATGAATGTAGCACAACGCGGCAAAACACTTTTCAGCCAGGTAGCCTACGGCCGTGCAGCGAACTCGGCACTTTCCGGGGAAGCGTTAAGTGCCTGGTCGCTCGGTCCATTCGAAACCTTCGACGCAGGGCCCCTGGAACTCGACTACCTCAACGCCTCCACCGGCGTAAAAATAGGTTCTTCAAGCATCATCCTGGAAGCCGGCAAGATATACACGGTTTTCACCAGAGGCCTGACCAACGCCGCACCAGCCTTCGGCACGAGCGTCGTCGAACATCCTGTAAAGTAA
- a CDS encoding sulfatase, translated as MINRFSTWLHGALTAAAMFVHVPVQAQSGAKPKPNIIVFLVDDMGWQDTSVPFADQPTDFNRRYHTPNMERLAREGVKFTNAYATPVCTPTRVSLITGVNAAHHRVTHWTSPDKDKNTDYDDPVLNPVDWNINGFSPVAGVPHTFHATALPEVLRRNGYYTVHSGKAHFGSTGTPGADPLNAGFDVNIAGSSIGHPASYSGRANYDSPVNGKPNRNAVPGLEAYHGTDTFLSDAITIEALKAIEKPVADKKPFFLYLSHYAVHVPLTADPRFLNKYLQAGLDSTEAKYAALIEGMDKSLGDVLRYLDNKKIADNTVVLFMSDNGGLSLTPARGGNAWTHNLPLKAGKGSVYEGGIREPMLVRWPGVVKAGSVAGQYVIVEDFFPTIVAIAGIKNPGVIQKIDGQSFLPVLKNPSLKDDRRGLVWHHPNRWIATEGPNIHYASAFRQGDWKLIYDYRQGRLELYNLRTDIGEEHNVAARNPLKVKELAALLTKQLKTWNAQWPAFKATGKPVPFPDEVTIP; from the coding sequence ATGATTAACCGATTTTCCACGTGGTTGCATGGCGCCCTGACCGCCGCTGCGATGTTTGTCCACGTTCCCGTCCAGGCACAATCCGGGGCGAAGCCAAAGCCCAACATCATCGTTTTCCTGGTCGACGACATGGGATGGCAGGATACTTCCGTACCATTTGCCGACCAACCCACCGACTTCAACCGCCGCTACCATACGCCCAATATGGAACGTCTCGCGCGCGAAGGCGTCAAGTTCACGAATGCATACGCGACACCCGTGTGTACGCCCACGCGTGTAAGCCTGATCACGGGCGTAAATGCCGCACACCACCGCGTAACGCACTGGACATCGCCCGACAAAGACAAGAATACCGATTACGACGACCCTGTCCTGAATCCGGTGGACTGGAACATCAATGGTTTCAGCCCGGTTGCCGGGGTGCCACACACGTTCCATGCCACTGCATTACCGGAAGTGCTGCGTCGCAACGGGTATTACACGGTCCACAGCGGCAAAGCGCATTTCGGCTCGACCGGTACGCCCGGTGCCGACCCGTTGAATGCAGGATTCGATGTGAATATAGCGGGAAGCTCGATCGGGCACCCGGCAAGCTATTCCGGCCGGGCTAATTACGACAGCCCGGTTAACGGCAAGCCCAACCGCAATGCGGTACCCGGCCTCGAAGCATATCACGGAACAGATACTTTCCTGAGCGATGCGATCACGATCGAGGCGCTCAAAGCGATCGAAAAGCCCGTTGCCGACAAAAAGCCGTTCTTTTTGTACCTCTCGCATTATGCGGTGCATGTACCGCTCACGGCCGATCCGCGGTTTTTGAATAAGTACCTGCAAGCAGGCCTGGATAGTACGGAGGCCAAATATGCGGCGCTGATCGAAGGAATGGACAAAAGCCTGGGCGATGTGCTCCGATACCTGGATAATAAAAAGATCGCCGACAACACGGTCGTGTTATTCATGTCGGACAATGGCGGCCTAAGCCTCACACCGGCCCGCGGCGGGAACGCCTGGACACACAACCTGCCGCTCAAAGCCGGAAAAGGTTCCGTTTACGAAGGGGGAATCCGGGAGCCGATGCTGGTAAGGTGGCCCGGCGTCGTCAAAGCGGGGAGCGTAGCGGGGCAGTATGTGATTGTAGAGGATTTTTTTCCGACGATCGTCGCTATCGCCGGCATTAAAAACCCGGGCGTCATTCAAAAAATAGACGGACAATCATTTTTGCCCGTTCTCAAAAACCCGTCGCTCAAAGACGACCGGCGTGGTCTGGTATGGCATCATCCGAACCGCTGGATTGCCACGGAAGGACCCAATATCCATTACGCCAGTGCATTCCGCCAGGGCGACTGGAAGCTGATTTACGATTACCGGCAAGGCAGGCTCGAACTGTACAACCTGCGCACCGATATCGGCGAAGAACATAATGTGGCGGCCCGGAATCCATTGAAAGTGAAGGAGCTCGCCGCGTTGCTGACGAAACAGCTCAAAACCTGGAATGCGCAATGGCCGGCATTCAAAGCAACCGGTAAGCCCGTCCCCTTCCCCGATGAAGTGACCATTCCATAA